A part of Betaproteobacteria bacterium genomic DNA contains:
- a CDS encoding PQQ-dependent dehydrogenase, methanol/ethanol family: MRTKRIKTMTQRVAILAGALATASAFAGDVTWDRLVNSEKEPGNWLNHHGNLEAHRFSGLNQINKGNVKKLKVAFTWAMGGTQGGGKEIIKWPFAGLEGTPVAEDGFLYITTGWGVVTKLDTRGGVPKMVWQYNPAPDPDYATTVACCGIDNRGAVLSGNMVISAVIDGRVLALNKTDGSKIWEAQVADPGKSEVITGAPLIVKDMVVTGMAGAEYGVRGWLEALDMKTGKRRWRTYTIPGPGEPGHETWKDKHGAWKTGGGTTWVTGSYDPELNLIIWGTANPGPDWDNAYRPGDNLWTDSTIALDADSGKIKWGFQHTPNDPYDYDSIAENTFVDTQINGAFRRATLHANRNGYAYALDRKTGEPLWCTQFVDALNWSGGLDAKCKPKTYDPKKDVQTYVPGTAAGRGTATKGRGTVEGVLRPGHMGGKNWPPTTYNPQTNRYYIPTIDGCNKAFNEVAIPGEFKHRQLFLGGAPFSTFEDPDCGRISGSVTAIDVGTGKVVAKKPTKHPQLGGLMSTAGGLVFAGYAEGQVVALDADTLEELWKFETGSAINAPPVSFMADGKQYIAIEVGLGGAWPQWFVSATPELKSQVPSNMLYVFELAE; the protein is encoded by the coding sequence ATGAGAACGAAACGCATCAAGACGATGACGCAACGGGTTGCGATTCTCGCCGGAGCACTGGCCACAGCCAGCGCTTTCGCAGGCGACGTCACCTGGGACCGTCTGGTCAATAGCGAAAAAGAACCGGGTAACTGGCTCAATCACCACGGCAACCTGGAGGCGCACCGCTTCTCGGGGCTGAACCAGATCAACAAGGGCAACGTCAAGAAGCTCAAGGTGGCGTTCACCTGGGCGATGGGCGGCACGCAAGGCGGCGGCAAGGAAATCATCAAGTGGCCCTTCGCCGGCCTGGAAGGTACGCCGGTCGCGGAAGACGGCTTCCTCTACATCACCACCGGCTGGGGGGTGGTCACCAAGCTCGACACGCGCGGAGGCGTGCCGAAGATGGTGTGGCAGTACAACCCGGCGCCGGATCCCGACTACGCGACCACCGTGGCCTGCTGCGGCATCGACAACCGTGGCGCCGTGCTGTCGGGCAACATGGTGATCTCTGCCGTCATCGACGGCCGGGTCCTGGCGCTGAACAAGACCGACGGCTCGAAGATCTGGGAAGCGCAGGTGGCCGACCCCGGCAAGAGCGAAGTCATCACGGGCGCACCGCTCATCGTCAAGGACATGGTCGTGACCGGCATGGCGGGCGCCGAATACGGCGTGCGTGGCTGGCTCGAAGCGCTCGACATGAAGACCGGCAAGCGCCGCTGGAGAACCTACACGATTCCCGGCCCGGGCGAGCCTGGTCACGAGACGTGGAAGGACAAGCACGGTGCGTGGAAGACGGGTGGCGGTACGACCTGGGTCACGGGCTCCTACGACCCCGAGCTGAACCTCATCATCTGGGGCACGGCCAACCCCGGTCCGGACTGGGACAACGCCTATCGTCCCGGCGACAACCTGTGGACCGACTCGACCATCGCGCTCGACGCCGACTCGGGCAAGATCAAGTGGGGCTTCCAGCACACGCCGAACGATCCGTACGACTATGACTCGATCGCCGAGAACACCTTCGTCGATACGCAGATCAACGGCGCCTTCCGTCGTGCGACCCTGCACGCCAACCGCAACGGTTACGCCTACGCCCTCGATCGCAAGACCGGCGAGCCGCTGTGGTGCACGCAGTTCGTGGATGCGCTGAACTGGTCGGGTGGCCTGGACGCCAAGTGCAAGCCGAAGACCTACGACCCGAAGAAGGACGTGCAGACCTACGTGCCGGGTACGGCAGCGGGCCGCGGCACGGCGACCAAGGGTCGCGGTACCGTGGAAGGCGTGCTGCGTCCGGGGCACATGGGGGGCAAGAACTGGCCGCCCACCACGTACAACCCGCAGACCAACCGGTACTACATTCCGACCATCGACGGCTGCAACAAGGCGTTCAACGAAGTGGCCATTCCGGGTGAGTTCAAGCACCGCCAGCTGTTCCTGGGCGGCGCACCGTTCTCGACCTTCGAGGATCCGGACTGCGGCCGTATCAGCGGCTCGGTCACCGCGATCGACGTGGGCACCGGCAAGGTGGTCGCCAAGAAGCCGACCAAGCACCCGCAGCTGGGCGGTCTGATGTCCACCGCCGGCGGACTGGTGTTTGCGGGCTACGCGGAAGGTCAGGTCGTCGCGCTCGATGCCGACACGCTCGAAGAGCTGTGGAAGTTCGAGACGGGTTCGGCGATCAATGCGCCGCCTGTCAGCTTCATGGCCGATGGAAAGCAGTACATCGCCATCGAAGTCGGTCTGGGCGGTGCCTGGCCGCAGTGGTTCGTGAGCGCCACGCCTGAGCTGAAGTCGCAGGTTCCGAGCAACATGCTGTACGTGTTCGAGCTGGCCGAGTAA
- the glmS gene encoding glutamine--fructose-6-phosphate transaminase (isomerizing) — MCGIVGAVASRNIVPVLVEGLRRLEYRGYDSCGVAVHRNGLERARSTSRVAELASQIDQDRIEGTTGISHTRWATHGAPATANAHPHFSRNEIAVVHNGIIENYEELRSELRKAGYEFVSETDTEVIAHLVHSYYRGDLLAAVKQAIARFHGAYAIAVFAKDEPHRVVGARFGSPLVAGLGQGENFLASDAMALAGTTDRIIYLEEGDVADLTREGVTIYDRTGAKVIREARVVQAYSGAVELGPYRHYMQKEIFEQPRAISDTIEQVGGVDPDLFGEAAKTAFRDIDSVLILACGTSYYSGCVARYWLEAIAGVPVTVEIASEYRYRTSVANPKALVVVISQSGETADTLAALKHAKSLGMNHTLAVCNVGTSAMVRETAMHFLTRAGAEIGVASTKAFTTQLVGLYLLTLALAKAKGRLTAEQEHDAIRALRHLPAAVSSVLALETHIIAWSETFARKENALFLGRGLHYPIALEGALKLKEISYIHAEAYPAGELKHGPLALVTGAMPVVTVAPNDTLVEKLKSNMMEVRARGGELFVFADADTHIQASEGVHVIRLPEHYGELSPILHVIPLQMLAYHTALARGTDVDKPRNLAKSVTVE, encoded by the coding sequence ATGTGTGGAATCGTCGGAGCAGTAGCCAGTCGCAACATCGTGCCGGTCCTGGTGGAAGGCCTCAGGCGCCTGGAGTACCGGGGCTATGACTCGTGTGGCGTCGCTGTGCATCGCAACGGCCTGGAGCGCGCGCGCAGCACCTCTCGCGTGGCCGAACTGGCCAGCCAGATCGACCAGGACAGGATCGAGGGCACCACCGGCATCTCCCACACCCGCTGGGCCACCCACGGCGCGCCCGCGACCGCCAATGCCCACCCGCACTTCTCGCGCAACGAGATCGCCGTCGTCCACAACGGCATCATCGAGAACTACGAGGAGCTGCGCTCGGAGCTCAGGAAGGCCGGCTACGAATTCGTGAGCGAGACCGACACCGAGGTCATCGCCCACCTGGTGCACTCGTACTACCGCGGCGACCTGCTCGCGGCCGTGAAGCAGGCCATAGCCCGCTTCCACGGTGCCTACGCCATCGCCGTGTTCGCCAAGGACGAGCCGCACCGCGTGGTCGGGGCGCGCTTCGGTTCGCCGCTCGTGGCGGGGCTGGGCCAGGGCGAGAATTTTCTCGCCTCGGATGCCATGGCGCTGGCCGGCACCACCGACCGCATCATCTACCTCGAGGAAGGCGACGTGGCCGACCTCACACGCGAAGGCGTGACGATCTACGACCGGACCGGAGCCAAGGTGATCCGTGAAGCCCGGGTCGTCCAGGCGTATTCCGGGGCCGTCGAGCTGGGGCCCTACCGGCACTACATGCAGAAGGAAATCTTCGAGCAGCCGCGCGCCATCAGCGACACCATCGAGCAGGTGGGCGGGGTCGACCCCGACCTGTTCGGCGAGGCTGCCAAGACCGCCTTCCGCGACATCGACAGCGTGCTCATCCTGGCCTGCGGCACGAGCTACTACTCCGGCTGCGTCGCCCGCTACTGGCTGGAAGCCATCGCCGGGGTGCCGGTGACCGTGGAGATCGCCAGCGAGTACCGTTACCGTACCTCCGTCGCCAACCCCAAGGCCCTGGTCGTGGTCATCTCCCAGTCCGGCGAGACGGCCGACACCCTGGCTGCCCTCAAGCACGCCAAGTCGCTGGGCATGAATCACACCCTGGCCGTGTGCAACGTCGGCACCAGTGCCATGGTGCGCGAGACGGCCATGCACTTCCTCACCCGCGCCGGCGCCGAGATCGGCGTGGCCTCGACCAAGGCCTTCACCACCCAGCTGGTCGGCCTGTACCTGCTGACGCTGGCCCTGGCCAAGGCCAAGGGCCGCCTGACGGCGGAACAGGAACACGATGCCATCCGTGCCCTGCGTCACCTGCCTGCGGCCGTGAGCAGCGTGCTGGCGCTGGAGACCCACATCATCGCCTGGAGCGAGACCTTCGCCCGCAAGGAGAACGCGCTGTTCCTGGGAAGAGGCCTGCACTACCCGATCGCGCTGGAAGGCGCGCTCAAGCTCAAGGAAATCTCCTACATCCACGCCGAGGCCTATCCGGCGGGAGAACTCAAGCATGGTCCGCTGGCGCTGGTGACCGGCGCGATGCCCGTGGTGACCGTGGCACCGAACGACACGCTGGTGGAAAAGCTCAAGAGCAACATGATGGAAGTGCGCGCACGCGGCGGAGAGCTGTTCGTCTTCGCCGATGCCGACACGCACATCCAGGCGAGCGAAGGCGTGCACGTCATCCGCCTGCCCGAACACTACGGGGAGCTATCCCCGATCCTGCACGTCATCCCGCTGCAGATGCTCGCCTACCACACCGCCCTGGCCCGCGGTACGGATGTGGACAAGCCGCGGAATCTGGCGAAGAGCGTGACGGTGGAGTGA
- the glmU gene encoding bifunctional UDP-N-acetylglucosamine diphosphorylase/glucosamine-1-phosphate N-acetyltransferase GlmU: MQVVILAAGKGTRMKSALPKVLHRLAGKPLLGHVVDAAKALAAERIVVVYGHGGEAVPAAFHESGASFVLQEPQLGTGDAVRKALPALADHGVTLVLYGDVPLTRVSTIQRVCDAAKDALCVLTVELEDPTGYGRIVRDGTGAVQAIVEEKDAGEAIRSIREINTGIIALPSAWLREWVSALRNDNAQGEYYLTDVIGMAAREGKPIRTARPDTEWEVAGVNSREQLAQLERVRQQEIAVTLMTNGVTLADPARIDVRGELQCARDVIIDVGCVFEGKVSIGEGAEIGPYCVIKDTAIAAGSKVQAYSHFEGAQVGEAARIGPFARLRPGAALARDVHIGNFVEVKASSLGDGSKANHLAYIGDSEIGRNVNVGAGTITCNYDGANKYKTIIEDDVFIGSDTQLVAPVRVGKGATLGAGTTLTKDAPPGELTISRAKQTTIAGWKRPVKGAKK; encoded by the coding sequence TTGCAAGTCGTCATCCTGGCGGCCGGAAAAGGCACGCGCATGAAGAGCGCGCTGCCGAAGGTCCTGCATCGGTTGGCAGGCAAGCCCCTGCTGGGTCACGTCGTCGATGCGGCGAAAGCGCTGGCTGCGGAGAGGATTGTGGTCGTATATGGCCACGGCGGAGAAGCGGTGCCCGCCGCGTTCCACGAGTCAGGCGCGAGTTTCGTGCTGCAGGAACCCCAGCTCGGGACAGGTGACGCTGTACGTAAGGCCCTGCCCGCCCTCGCCGATCACGGCGTGACGCTCGTGCTCTACGGCGACGTGCCGCTGACGCGGGTATCCACGATCCAACGCGTCTGCGATGCCGCCAAGGATGCCTTGTGCGTCCTCACCGTCGAGCTGGAAGACCCCACGGGCTACGGGCGCATCGTGCGTGACGGAACTGGCGCCGTGCAGGCGATCGTCGAAGAGAAGGATGCCGGCGAGGCGATCCGCAGCATCCGCGAGATCAACACGGGCATCATCGCCCTGCCCAGCGCCTGGCTCAGGGAATGGGTCAGCGCGCTGCGCAACGACAACGCGCAGGGCGAGTATTACCTCACCGACGTCATCGGCATGGCCGCGCGCGAAGGCAAACCCATTCGCACCGCGCGACCGGATACCGAATGGGAAGTGGCGGGCGTGAACAGCCGCGAACAGCTCGCCCAGCTCGAGCGCGTGCGCCAGCAGGAGATTGCCGTCACCCTCATGACGAACGGCGTCACGCTGGCTGACCCCGCACGCATCGACGTGCGCGGCGAGCTCCAGTGCGCTCGCGATGTGATCATCGACGTGGGCTGCGTCTTCGAGGGCAAGGTGAGCATCGGCGAAGGCGCGGAGATCGGCCCCTATTGCGTCATCAAGGACACCGCGATCGCGGCTGGCAGCAAGGTCCAGGCGTATTCGCACTTCGAAGGCGCACAGGTCGGCGAAGCCGCGCGCATCGGCCCGTTCGCGCGGCTGCGTCCCGGGGCAGCTCTCGCGCGCGACGTGCACATCGGCAACTTCGTGGAAGTGAAGGCCAGCTCGCTCGGCGATGGGTCGAAGGCCAATCACCTCGCCTACATCGGAGACAGCGAAATCGGGCGGAACGTGAACGTGGGCGCAGGCACGATCACCTGCAACTACGACGGTGCCAACAAGTACAAGACCATCATCGAAGACGATGTCTTCATCGGCAGCGACACGCAGCTCGTAGCGCCGGTGCGCGTGGGCAAGGGCGCGACGCTCGGCGCCGGGACGACGCTCACGAAGGACGCCCCTCCCGGCGAGCTCACGATCTCGCGTGCCAAGCAGACGACGATCGCCGGATGGAAGCGCCCGGTGAAGGGCGCGAAGAAGTAG
- the dacB gene encoding D-alanyl-D-alanine carboxypeptidase/D-alanyl-D-alanine-endopeptidase codes for MPAPVRAALKSAGVPDTALGVAVIEPGGRPVLMHNAQQPMNPASVMKVVTTYAALDILGPAYTWRTDAYADGPVQAGRLNGNLVLKGGGDPRLTMENLWMLLRDLRARGLRDISGDLVIDRSYFQIDDIDPGQFDGEPTRPYNAGADAFLLNFRAVRLTFVPDPQRRTIRILPEPPLPEFGIVNRLDVNDGPCDSWPEKPVADLVRHTLTFEGNYPLSCGEKTRHFMLLPPLDYARGLFDHLWRGLGGSFSGRARYDVLPSGAQWLGAIDSAPLAEIVRDINKNSNNVMARQVFLTLGSSVSVPAMADKAREAVVRWLDVKGIPAPELNLENGSGLSRTEQIAPVTLARLLENAWLSPLAAEFVSSLPLAGVDGTLKRRLAGTSVAGRAHLKTGYLDTVRGIAGYVHGADGRVLVVVSLINHPRARDAVGVQEAVVAWALDAVNQRRCCIGMQRATPKSQSESRTPP; via the coding sequence CTGCGCCGGTGCGCGCTGCGCTCAAGAGCGCAGGGGTTCCGGACACGGCGCTGGGTGTCGCAGTCATCGAACCTGGCGGACGTCCGGTCCTCATGCACAACGCGCAGCAGCCGATGAACCCCGCCTCGGTCATGAAGGTTGTCACCACCTACGCTGCGCTGGACATCCTGGGACCGGCCTACACCTGGCGCACCGACGCGTATGCGGACGGGCCGGTGCAGGCGGGCAGACTCAACGGAAACCTCGTCTTGAAGGGAGGCGGCGATCCGCGGCTCACGATGGAGAACCTGTGGATGCTGCTGCGCGATCTCCGGGCCCGGGGCCTGCGCGACATCTCCGGCGATCTCGTCATCGATCGCTCGTACTTCCAGATCGACGACATCGACCCCGGGCAGTTCGATGGCGAACCGACGCGTCCCTACAACGCGGGCGCGGACGCGTTCCTGCTCAACTTCCGGGCCGTGCGACTCACCTTCGTTCCCGATCCGCAGCGGCGCACCATACGCATCCTTCCGGAGCCGCCGCTGCCGGAATTCGGCATCGTCAATCGCCTGGACGTCAACGACGGCCCGTGCGACTCGTGGCCCGAAAAGCCGGTCGCGGATCTCGTCCGCCACACCCTCACCTTCGAGGGGAACTATCCACTTTCGTGTGGGGAGAAGACACGGCACTTCATGCTGCTTCCCCCGCTGGACTATGCGCGCGGCCTGTTCGATCACCTGTGGCGCGGACTGGGCGGCAGCTTCTCGGGGCGGGCACGCTACGACGTACTGCCGTCGGGAGCACAGTGGCTGGGTGCCATCGATTCCGCCCCACTCGCGGAGATCGTCCGTGACATCAACAAGAACAGCAACAACGTGATGGCGCGGCAGGTGTTCCTGACCCTGGGTTCATCGGTGTCGGTACCGGCGATGGCCGACAAGGCGCGGGAAGCGGTAGTCCGCTGGCTGGACGTCAAAGGCATACCCGCGCCGGAGCTCAACCTGGAGAACGGCTCCGGACTGTCGCGCACGGAGCAGATCGCTCCCGTCACGCTTGCGCGGTTGCTCGAGAATGCGTGGCTGAGCCCCCTCGCTGCAGAGTTCGTTTCGTCCCTGCCGCTCGCAGGCGTGGACGGTACGCTCAAGCGGCGTCTGGCGGGAACCTCCGTGGCGGGCCGCGCGCACCTGAAGACAGGCTATCTGGACACGGTCCGTGGCATTGCCGGATATGTCCATGGCGCCGACGGACGTGTGCTGGTCGTGGTGAGCCTCATCAATCACCCCAGAGCACGGGATGCCGTTGGCGTACAGGAAGCCGTCGTCGCCTGGGCACTGGACGCCGTCAACCAGCGGCGCTGCTGCATTGGCATGCAACGTGCAACCCCGAAGTCCCAGTCCGAAAGCCGCACCCCGCCCTGA